Below is a genomic region from Terriglobales bacterium.
GGGCTGCAGACGGGTGGAAAGCCCACCCGGTTCGAGGACGGCAGGGAGAAGACATCCGGTTTTCATTTCTCACCACCCAGGACCTTACGTACGACCTTCAGCAGTTCAGGCAGGGGTTGCGGTTTGTCCAGCACGGCGTGCACCCGGTTCAGGCGGCATTCGGCGTCCACTTCCGGGGAGCGATAAGCCGTCTGCAGGATGACCTTGGTCCAGGGATAGCGCTCGTAAATCTCCTCGATCAGGCTCAGGCCCTCAGCGCGGTTCACGGAGCTGAGGCGCAGATCGGTAATCACGAGGTCGTAGCGATAGTTGGCGAGCAGGGCCTGGGCCGCGGCCAGCTCCTGGGCGCGGTCCACCACGTAGCCGTGGGCTTCCAGAAAGTCTGCCATGGAGTTGAGGATGGTCTCCTCGTCTTCCACCAGAAGGATTTGCTGCGGCATAAGCCGAAAGGTGCTCCGTTCTCGGGCCGGCGTGGCTACGGGTGCGGCCCGCCCTGAGGAGAGCAAGCCAAGGGCCAACGCGACGGCGCCGGGATGCCGGGTTACGTGGAGCGATATCAATGGGATAGGGCCAGCGCAATTCAGGCCAACGGGATCCGTTGTCTGGCGGCTGGAAGCTCTCTAGGACTTGGACGGGGCCAGGCCGTGCTTCTTGATGCGCTCGTAGAGCGTGCTGCGGGGAATGCCGAGCCGGCGGGCGGCCTGCTCCACCCGTCCCTGCTCCTGCTGGAGGATCCTGGCGATGTGGAGCTTCTCCAGTTCCAGCAGGGTCAGTGCAGATTCGTCTCCGCTGGCGGCGGCCGCAGCCTGGGAGTCGAAATGAAGGTCGCGGCGCCGAATTTCAGGCTGGCCGCTGAGCAGCGCGGCTCGTTCCAGCACGTTGCGCAGCTCGCGGATGTTGCCCGGCCAGGAGTAGGACTGCAGGCCTTCGATGGCATCGTCGGCCAAACCCAGTCCGGATCGCCCGAGGTCCGCCGCCAGACGCTGCAACAGGTGTTCAGCCAGTGCGGGGATGTCTTCCTTCCGCTCGCGGAGCGCCGGCACGTAGAGCGGAACGGTGCTGATGCGAAAATAAAGGTCGCTGCGGAAACGGCCCTGCTTGCCGAGGGCGGCCAAGTCCTGGTGCGTGGCGGCAATCAGGCGGATATCCACGCGGCGGTCCCGCACCTCGCCCAGGCGGCGGAACGACTTCTCCTCCAGCACCTTCAGGAGCTTGGGCTGCACCTGCAAGTCCACGTCGCCGATCTCATCCAGGAAGATGGTGCCGCGGTGTGCCACTTCCAGAAGGCCCTGCTTGGCGCTCACGGCGCCGGTAAACGCTCCCTTTTCGTGGCCGAAGAGTTCGGTTTCCAGGAAGTCGCGGTTCAGGCCGGCGCAGTTCAGGTCCACGAAAGGCTCTTCCGAGCGTGGCCCGTTGGTGTGCAGCCAGCGCGCCAGCACGCCCTTGCCGGTGCCGGTCTCGCCGCGGATGAGCACCGGGCTTTCGCTGGCTGCGATCCTGCTGGCGGAATCGGCAAGCTGGCGGATGGCGGCACTGGAGCCGAGGAAGGGGTCGATGGCCTCGCGGGCCTGGCGGGTCTTGCCCGCAATCTGCCGCTGGCGATTGCGCTGGTTCTCCAGCGCCCGCTGCAGAACCAGCAACACCGCGGGAAGCTCGACCGGCTTGGTGAGGAACTGCTCGGCGCCTTCCTTGATGGCGCGGACGGCCAGGTCGATAGAGCCGTGCGCCGTCAGCACGATCAGAGGAACGTTGGAGTCGATGGCGCGCAGGCGGGGCAGGAGGTCGAGCGCAGTTCCGTCCGGCAAGGAGTAGTCCAGCAGGGCGGCGTCGGGGCGCAGGCCGCGGAACTGGTCTTCCGCCGCGCGGCAATTACCGGCATCGGCCACATCGAAGCCGTGGGCTTCGAGATAGTCCTGGACGGCAAAGCGAATGGCTTCGTCGTCGTCGACCACCAGAATCTTGTACTTGGCCACGGCCGCTCCTACTGGACGGGGATGGTCTCCGCGTCCGCAAGATGTACTGCCGGCGCGGCGGCGCGCGG
It encodes:
- a CDS encoding response regulator; the protein is MPQQILLVEDEETILNSMADFLEAHGYVVDRAQELAAAQALLANYRYDLVITDLRLSSVNRAEGLSLIEEIYERYPWTKVILQTAYRSPEVDAECRLNRVHAVLDKPQPLPELLKVVRKVLGGEK
- a CDS encoding sigma-54 dependent transcriptional regulator; this translates as MAKYKILVVDDDEAIRFAVQDYLEAHGFDVADAGNCRAAEDQFRGLRPDAALLDYSLPDGTALDLLPRLRAIDSNVPLIVLTAHGSIDLAVRAIKEGAEQFLTKPVELPAVLLVLQRALENQRNRQRQIAGKTRQAREAIDPFLGSSAAIRQLADSASRIAASESPVLIRGETGTGKGVLARWLHTNGPRSEEPFVDLNCAGLNRDFLETELFGHEKGAFTGAVSAKQGLLEVAHRGTIFLDEIGDVDLQVQPKLLKVLEEKSFRRLGEVRDRRVDIRLIAATHQDLAALGKQGRFRSDLYFRISTVPLYVPALRERKEDIPALAEHLLQRLAADLGRSGLGLADDAIEGLQSYSWPGNIRELRNVLERAALLSGQPEIRRRDLHFDSQAAAAASGDESALTLLELEKLHIARILQQEQGRVEQAARRLGIPRSTLYERIKKHGLAPSKS